From Acidianus brierleyi:
AAGATTTTATGACAAATTATTTAAATAAAATAACAACAATTAAAGGTATTCAGAGTTCTAATACTCATATAATTCTCGATATTGCAAAAGATAATTTTTATGAAATATTTTAAAAAAATTAAATTTTTATTTGATTAGAAAGTTTTATAGTCTCTTCAAATTTTTCCAATCCTCTATCTATTAATAGCTTAGGGATTGTTAATGGCGCCATATATCTTAGCACATTATCATATATCCCAGATTTGTACATAATTATTCCTTTTTTCAAAAGAATATCTATAAAGGGTTTAACACTTATTGGATCTTTGCGTTCATTTGAGAATTCTATTCCTATCATAAAACCTAATCCTCTCACATCATACTTTCCTTGCTTATAGTTGTCTTCCATGATTTCATCAAATCTTTTCTTAGTAAAATCACCTAACGTTATTACTCTCTCTAAAAGATTAGAATTCATTATGTAATTTAATGTAGCATTTCCTACTGCCATTCCTATCGGGTTTCCTCTGTAAGTACCTAAATGAAAGGCTTGTGGTAGTTTATCAAGGTCCTTATTAAATGCAACTAACGAAATTGGGATTCCTTCTCCGATACCCTTGGAAATTGTAACTATATCTGGCTTTATTCCTTCCCATTCATATGCCCAAATTTTACCAGTTCTTCCTACTCCAGTCTGTATTTCGTCGATTATTAGTGGGACATTATATTCAGTAGTTATCTCTCTTAATCCCTTTAAGAACCCCTTTGGAGGGACTATGTAGCCACCTTCTCCTGCTACTGGTTCAACTATAATTCCTGCCACATCGTTATTCTTCATTTCATAATCTACTAATGAGAGAACTTCATTTAAACAGTCTTTAAATGGACATCTGTATTCATAGGGATATGGAAGTCTTATTACGTTATTATCGTAATATGGTTGAAACTTTCTATGATTGAGCATATTACTTAGTCCTATAGTTGCTGCTGAAACTCCATGGTATGCTTCATTAAATGCTATGATATATCTTTTACCACTATTCCATCTTGCTATCTTTACTGCAGCTTCTACAGCGTCTGCCCCTGTAGTAGTGAATAAGAATTTAGCGTCGAAATTTAGCGTTCTCCTTAATGTTTTCATAAATTCTATCCTTATTTCAGTAGGAATTTCCATGTAATGCCATATTTTATCTAATTGCGAATCTACTGCTTGTCTTATTATGGGATTATTATGGCCTAAATTAACTACTGCTATTCCAGCAAACCAATCAATATAGACATTATTATCTACATCGACTATTGTAGATCCTTTAGCCTCCTTTACCGCTATACTGAAATACTTGGGATAATTTAAAGCAGATGTTTCCAGTTCCTCTTGTTGTTTTAATATTTCTGCTGATCTGGGTCCTGGGGGAGTAACTACTATTTTAGGGGCATCTAAAATGCTATTATCTAGTATCTCTTCCATGGACTATCTATTTATTTGCATGGAATAAAAGTATTATATAGATATATTTGTATGTTGTTCAAGTAATATTTATTGCGAATAAAAGTCTCTTTTTATCCTCTTATAGTATTATATGTCTATAGTATTTGTACATTGATCATTAGTACGTAGTAAAAATTTTTATGTCATATAAATAAGATATCGACTTATATGAGTGAGGAAAATAAGAAAATGGAAGAACATACTCTAAAAAAGGGAGAAGTAGGATTATGGCATGGAGTCTTTCAATCATTTTCGTTTGTAGCACCTGCTGGTGACGTAGCTATACTATTAGTAGGAACAGTAGCATTTGCTGGTGAATATACTGCTATTTCTGTATTATTAGCATGGCTAATCTATGGTCTTTTCATGATAACACCTTATGAATTCTCAAAGATAAAAGCTAATGCTGGGAGTTATTATGCATATTCTGCAGAGGGAGCTAAGTGGTTGGCTCCCATAGCATTATTTTCATGGATGGGAGAAAATTTGACTGGACCCGCATTTAGTCTGTTGGGATTATCTGGTTTCATTTTCCTACTATCTTCGACATTGAGTTCAATACCATTTCTATGGATAGTATTCTTGATAATAGTAGGCATATATATGGGATTATTGCCTTATCTAGGAATAAAACCTTCATTAAATTATGTTATGTATACAGGATTTGCTGAAGCATTATTTTTAATGTTATCGTCTATTATAATTATTATAAAACTAGGATCTTCCAATACTATAATACCTTTTACTATTTCTATACCATATATTCCAGCAATATTTTTTGGTGCCATATTTTCAATCTTAGATTTTACCGGTTTAGGTACTGTTACAACTATTTCTGAAGAGATAAAAGAATCTAAAAAAGTCGTTAAAAAAGCCCTAATATATGCATATGTGCTCTCGGGTATTTCATTAATATTGCCTGCATATGCTCTGACAGTAGGCTGGGGCCTTAGTAAAATTTCTAGTTACGCTATATCTCCAGACCCTGGATTAATAGTTTTCAAACAATTTCTAGGAATAGTAGGATTCGCACTCTTAGCTGCTTTCACTATTAATAGTTACTTATCATACAGTGTAGCAAAGACTAATGCAGATAGTAGAATATGGTTTTCTGCAGCTAGAGATGGAATAATACTACCTAAATGGATAGCTTATGTTCATCCTAAATATAAAACTCCGTCTCACGCTATAATATTCTGGTTAGGTTTGTCCGTAATAGTTAGTTTAATTTTCGGAATATTGTTTGGACCAGTTAACGGTGGTCTAGTTTTATTAGACATGGCTGGTGTAGCAATACTTTCAGTCCATATAGTTACTAATTCGGCGTTATCGATATATAAGAGGAGATCATCTCATCATTATTCCATTATCGAGATAGCTAAGTATTTTTTAGCTCCTTCTATGGCAAGTATTCTTGGAATAACAATTATATACTTTAGTTTACAATCAACTATAGCACAAGTAATATCTCAACCTACGCCTCTAAATTTTGCATACTTTGGAGCTACATTAGGAGGTGTATTGTGGTGCCTGGTAGGGTTTATAATTTCATTTTATTATATTAGGAAAAAACCAGA
This genomic window contains:
- a CDS encoding aspartate aminotransferase family protein; amino-acid sequence: MEEILDNSILDAPKIVVTPPGPRSAEILKQQEELETSALNYPKYFSIAVKEAKGSTIVDVDNNVYIDWFAGIAVVNLGHNNPIIRQAVDSQLDKIWHYMEIPTEIRIEFMKTLRRTLNFDAKFLFTTTGADAVEAAVKIARWNSGKRYIIAFNEAYHGVSAATIGLSNMLNHRKFQPYYDNNVIRLPYPYEYRCPFKDCLNEVLSLVDYEMKNNDVAGIIVEPVAGEGGYIVPPKGFLKGLREITTEYNVPLIIDEIQTGVGRTGKIWAYEWEGIKPDIVTISKGIGEGIPISLVAFNKDLDKLPQAFHLGTYRGNPIGMAVGNATLNYIMNSNLLERVITLGDFTKKRFDEIMEDNYKQGKYDVRGLGFMIGIEFSNERKDPISVKPFIDILLKKGIIMYKSGIYDNVLRYMAPLTIPKLLIDRGLEKFEETIKLSNQIKI
- a CDS encoding APC family permease; amino-acid sequence: MSEENKKMEEHTLKKGEVGLWHGVFQSFSFVAPAGDVAILLVGTVAFAGEYTAISVLLAWLIYGLFMITPYEFSKIKANAGSYYAYSAEGAKWLAPIALFSWMGENLTGPAFSLLGLSGFIFLLSSTLSSIPFLWIVFLIIVGIYMGLLPYLGIKPSLNYVMYTGFAEALFLMLSSIIIIIKLGSSNTIIPFTISIPYIPAIFFGAIFSILDFTGLGTVTTISEEIKESKKVVKKALIYAYVLSGISLILPAYALTVGWGLSKISSYAISPDPGLIVFKQFLGIVGFALLAAFTINSYLSYSVAKTNADSRIWFSAARDGIILPKWIAYVHPKYKTPSHAIIFWLGLSVIVSLIFGILFGPVNGGLVLLDMAGVAILSVHIVTNSALSIYKRRSSHHYSIIEIAKYFLAPSMASILGITIIYFSLQSTIAQVISQPTPLNFAYFGATLGGVLWCLVGFIISFYYIRKKPDILAKAGNYDAEGELK